The following DNA comes from Streptomyces globosus.
GGGTCGCGTCTGGCCGAGCTGATCCACATGCGCGTCCCCAGCGATGTCCGCCTGGACCGGTGGACCCAGGACATCGCTGATGCCTGCGAGAAGCTCCGGTACTACGCCCCGGAGACGCTCCTGTGGGCTGCTGAGGAGGCAGCCGCGTCGCACCCCGACCCCGAGCCGGGCGCCGAGGCGTACTGGATCGCCGCGGCGCTCCGTGCCGCTGCCACCACGAAGCCCAGCCAGTACGCGACGGGCCCGCTCCAGGAGAAACCTTTCGTCGACACGAACAGCGAGGCCGCTTGGCTCGTGCGAGTGAGCAAGGCCTACGCGGTCATCACCCCGGGCGACGCTCAAGAGCTTCTGGAGCAGTCTGCGGAGCTGAGTCTTGAACCGGATGCGTAAAACGCTGAAGAAGTCGACTCAATTGGGAGGTCGCGTGAAATAGAAAACAGGGCCCAGGTGCTATTGCCGCCCTTCGGATTCGGGCAGGGCCGCCAGACCAGTCCCGCAAAGAGGTGGCGGGTACCGTGGGCCATACAGTGGGTGGCATCGCCTTCCGCCCTGTAAATACCGCCGACCCTGGAAAGCGAAGCGCAGGCGCTGTCGCCGCCACGCGTATGCCGGGGCCGGAACGCTGTCCCGTACGGGCGGCGCCCAGATTCTCAGCACTGGAGTTCCTGCATGTCTCAGCACACCGGCCTCGTCCTCGACTTCGGAGGCGTGCTCACCACACCGCTCCTGCCCGTGGTGCTCGCCTTCGAGCAGCGTGAAGGGCTTCCCCAGGGTGCATGCATCTCGGCCCTGTACCAGGACGAAGAGGGCGTCCGGATCACCAGCGACCTCGAGCGCGGAGCGGTCAGCCAGACCGAGTGGAACGAGTTCGCCGGCAAGAAGCTGGGCGTCTCTCCCGACAACCTGATGGGCAGGATCTTCGGAGGCCTGCGTCCGGAGCCGCTGCTGATCAACGCGGCCGCCGCGGCGCGGCGAGCGGGGATCAAGGTGGGCATCCTGTCCAACTCGGTGGGCCTCGCGCCCTGGGACCTCTACGACGGCTACGACCTCGAGAAGCTGTACGACGTCGTGGTGATCTCCGAGCACCACCAGCTGCGCAAGCCCGACCCCGAGCTCTTCGAGATCACGCTCAAGCTCATGGAGATGCCTGCCGAGCAGTGCGTCTTCGTGGACGACACCGAGGCGTACGTCCAGGCGGCGGAGCAGCTCGGTTTCGCGGGGGTGCACAACAAGGATCCCAGGCAGACGGTGGTCGACCTGTCGAACCTGCTGGGCGTGGACCTCACCGCCGTGCCGTAGCCGTCCCCCGAGCAGGCGCCTGGTCCCGCCGTCCCCGGCTGTTGACCACCTCACTGCAAGGTGGTCGACAGCCGGGGATCTGCGTTGTGCCGGTGCGGCTCGGCATCCTGGTCGTGGGCGTCAGGACAGCGGGACCGCATCCGGCACGCGGAAGGTGGTGTTCCGCCACCGGGCGAAGCCCGGCCGTCGTCTACCTCGACACGCCGCATGGGGCGTGCCCCGAGCTCCAGCCCAGCCGCGAAGAGCTCCAGCCCAGCCGCGAAGGGCGTCACTGCTCGCTCTGCTCGCCCGGCAGCTTGTTCTTCAGCTCTCCGACGACCTCGTTGATCTTGGCCATCATCTCGGCCGACAGCCCCGCCTGGTTGCCCCGGGCGGCGAGGCCGAGGATCTGGCCCTGGCGGATCGACCCCAGGAAGCGGATGGCTTCGAGGAATTCACCGGCCGCGGGGCTCAACTCGGCGTCGTCCTGGAAGAGGGCGGTGTCGACCTGGAGAGCGTGGGCCAGGCCGGCACGTACTGCGCCCGAGACAGTCGTCGGGGCGCCCGAACGCAGCGTGGCGATGTCATCGGCAGTCATGTGCGTCGTGCCGCTGTGCTCGTTGACGGCCTGCGCGATCTGCTCGTTGGACGGAGGCGTCCGGCCCGCGTACCCGTGCTCCAGCAGATAGTTGATCTTCTCGCCGACGGTGCGAGGTGCAGACGGACGGGCTTCCCTCGGGGGCCGCGCCCTGCGGAGCCCGAACGAGACGTCCTGCGCGGCCAGCAGCTCTTCCGTCGTCACCCCGTAGGCGTGCGACAGGGGTCCCACGTAGGCGTCCTGGAGCCGACGCCTGCCGGACTCCGCGTTGCTCAACGGCACGCGACTGGCATTGATGGCCTCGGAGGCCTGCGCCACGCTGAGGCCGGCGTCGCAGCGGAGCAACTGCAGGTCCACGGCGCCGTCGTAGGGGAAGAGGGCGTCGAGGTCCTGACCAAGTGCCGACGCGATCCCCGGGAGTTTCTCCCCCTTGGGGAACTCTTCGCCGCTTTCCCATCGCGCCACGGTGGGGCCGCTGACGCCCACTCTCGCGCCCAGCTCCTTCTGGCTGAGCTCCCTGCCCCGTCTGACAGCTCGCACTCGGCTGCCGTCGAATTGACGTGGCACATGAACTCCTGCGACTTGGCGGTCTAGACCTCGGGTGCTGATGAGAGAACCCTAACGGAAACTGGCTTGATCGATCCATGCATCTAACGTACGTTTCTGTATCGCACCTGATGGTGGGGCTCTGCTCGCGCGTCGATCGTATGCCCTGTGGTTAGTCCATCGCTGAACTACCCGCCCTGTACAAGGCGGGTCCACCGGACCCGGTCATGCAACGGCCCAGGAACCTGGAAGGATCCCACCGATGATCCAGTCTCACCCAGAGGTGTCCGACTCTGGCGAGTTCAAGGGTTTCAACGAAGCCCGGCGCATCATGTGGTGCTACGAGGCTCGCGCCCGCGTGTCCGAGCGGTTCGAGGAGACGAGCTTCCTCGCTGATGCCAACGTCGCAGCGGTCCACGTCGACAACACCACTCGGGCAGACCGCGTGTTCCTCGTGGCGTTCGACGAGGCCGGCCGGCAGGTCGGCGTCGACACGCTCTACGTCGACGGGCCGAACCAACACCTGGACGTCGCTTCCGAGTTCGACCACGACTTCACAGGGATGGACGTCGTGCTGGACTCGCAGCTTGACCAGGCCATCTCTCGGGAGAACGGCTGGGTCGTCAATCTGAAGGTGCTGCGCGAGTACGAGCCCTTGGCCGATCGTCGGGCCACGCAGCGTGCGGTGTTCTTGGTGCATCTGCAGGACATGATGAAGAACGGCGAGGTCCGCGGATTCCTGTTTGGCCGAGGTGAGTCCGATGAGGCTGATGCGGCGTGAGGGACCACGATCCTGTCCATCAGGCGACCCCGCCGGTCAGGCTGCCGGCGGGGTCGCCTGATCTCTGTCACTTTTAGGGCGCTGCAATCTCGCGACGAGGGGGATCGGCACAGCTGATCCGGGCGTCGAACTCAGGCCGAGTGCAGGCGTGCCGTGGACCGGCTCACGCGGGTCCGTGAGGAGATGACGACGCCCTGATGGCCCCGCGGCGTCAGGGCGTCGATTCAGGCGCGGGTACGTGAGGGTGTTGCCCTGTCGCGTCGTCACGCCGGTGGGAGGAGCCGCGAGGCCCACGCGTGGATGAAGTCCGGATTCAAGATCTTCTTCGCCTCGATCAGAATGTCGATCGGAACCCCCGTCGCCCCCGAGATCGCAGCGAGCGTATCGCTTGGCGTGACGGTGGGCGGCTTCGCCTTCGGCGCGGGCTGGGTCCGTGCGTCCGATCCGTTGGGCTCGTCCTCCCCGCCGCGACCGGGCCCCGGAGTCGGACTCGACCCGCTCTCGTCCTGCTTCCCCGCGGCGCCCTCGCTCGGCTGCTGGGCGCTGCTGCCTCCGGCGTGCTTCTCGTCAGGGTTCCCCGGTGCCTCGGCCGGGGCGTGATTGCCCGGCAGTGCCCGGGTGAAGCCGCCGTCGGAAGTCGCGAGCTGCGTCAGGCCCCAGCCGACGAAGAGCGCCGCTCCGCCCGCCATGACGCCGGCCGCGATCAGCGGCCCGTTGCCGAAGCCCATCGGGCCGGTGCGATGCCCGGCAGTTGTTCTCGTCTGTGCCGTCGGCTTCGACGCCGGCCCCTCTGGCCTCTGAACCGTAGCCGCCATCCCTGCCCCAACTCCTCTATGAACAGCATGCAGAGTCATCCGCGTCTGACATTGGCATTCTACTCATAGCCTCATCCAAGTCGATGCAATAAGGGATTGAATGGTAGTGCGAACCCTGCCCGAGAGATCGCCAATGGCTCCCCGAACCATCGACCGCCAGGTCGAACGAAGGGATCGCCCCGCCATGGCCAACTGCTTCGGTCTCTCCTCTGCTCTGGCCGATCCGAGCAGGGCGACCGCGGGTTCGGCGTCCGAACTGCGACCTGGGTCCGGCTGGGTGAACTGCGGGGGAGTGGGCTGTCGATGCTCTGCCCCTGATGGGCAGACGGGGAGGCATACGCCCTCGACCGCGCCGTCAAGTGCGAGCTGTTCGATGCCCACATGCGTGATGCCTTACGACGTCCTCTCGGCCCTGGACGGCCGTCGTGACTGTGCAGGAATCAGAGCCCGTGCTCCATCCGCGCCGTGCGGAACTGGAGCACCGGCTCCTCCTTCTCCTGCCTGGCGCGCCTCTCAGGGATGGAGTGAGCCGTCATTCGACATCCATGTCGACTTGGCGATGACCCTCGTATACGAGTCGACAACAAGTCAATCCAGGCTGACTACAATGAAGGTATGACTCGCAACGACAACGCCCACGGCGGCAGCAGTCCCGGCGCCGAGCTCCCGAAGTTCTCTGTCAATGTCGTCCCGACGGACCAGCTCAGGCACGAGGAACTCGCCACGGTCCTGAACCTCTATCGCCGCGGCCAGATCACGCCGCTGATCTTCGGAGACGGCAACAAGCCCGAGGCCGCGATCATCCCCTTCGCAGCGTTCGTGCGCCTCATGAAGTACGACCACGCGGCCCACGTCCACGCTGAGGCTGATTTCCAGGCCGAGCTCTCCCATCGCATCCAGGAGTCCGACGCCTCCGGCGAGGCGGGCATGACCGTCGAGGAACTGGCCGAGAGCCTCGGCCCGCTCGGTCAGCAGTGGGCGGATGACCATCGTGCTGCCCAGCAGAAGAAGCGTCATGAGTGAGCGGCGGCCTGTCATCCGCATCCTGCCGACCGCCGGTCTCAAGCAGGACCTCCAGACTCTCCACGACGCTGCGCTGAAGAAACCTCAAGGACCAGAGGGCCGGCTCCTGCGCGTGGCTCTCAACCAGCTGAGCCGGATCCAGCAAGGCGCGCCGGGCACGCACCCGCTGGGGTACATGCCCAGTTATCCCGATCTCTCCGATTGTGAGACCACGTACGTCGGCGCAGATCCGAATGCAAAGCCCTCGCACCGGATCGTCTGGCGGGAGCGCTCGCCCCAGCGCCCGGGCGAGCCCGTCATCCGCGAGATCATCGCCCTGGGCGAACGCGCGAACGGGCAGGCCTACTACATGGCCGGCCAGCGTCTGGGCCGCCCTGTGGGCTTCACTCTCGCCGAGCTGGCCGCGCAGCGCGAGCCGATTGCGAGTCCCTCGCGACCCAGGCAGCGCTTGACCGGCAGTTTCGACACGCCATCCATGAATGAGCCTGACCACCAGTTCGGGTGACCTGTACCTGGCCGTGGCCGGCGTGCTCATCGTCCCGGTCGGCGCGCTCGTGCTGATCTTCGTCATCGCCGACGGCTGAGCCTCGCGGCCGAACTCATCTCATCCACAAAGAAAATACCCGTGATACCTGCAGGCATCACGGGTATTTTCCTTTCTGCCGGCTCCTCGCTTTCTGCGACGCGGGCCGCAGCTCACGACCCTCAATGACGTTTTCGAACTTGCCCGGCATCCCCGATCGTCTCTAGGTCCGTGGTGAGGCGTCGTCCTCATGGCCCCCGAGTCGGCGGTTGAAGCTGCTCGATGCGGAGAACTTGAGAACCACGTAGTCGTCGACGTTGCTCTTGCCGAAGCGCACCTTGTGACCCTTGTGGTCCTGTCGGTAGAAGCGGCCGAAGCTCGTGAGTACGACCGCCTCACCGCCGCTGACCGCTCCGGTGAGTTCACCAACCAACGACTCGTATACCTTGTTCACCACCCGGATGGGCAGCTTGCTGCGAGTCGCGACCCGCGAGATGAACTCGCGCTTATTGACGCGCGGTGTCTTCGTCGTTTCCATGTTTACACCATGCCCTGTCGCCGATCATTAAACGGTCCTGCTCGGGAACCAGTCTATCTGAGATGGTCATGAGTAGAAAAGGGGAGCGGGGCCTTTCAAATGCAGTCACCATGCTTATCGTTGCTCATTCGGCTAGATTTCCAGATCCGGCTCTGTGCCCTCCCGGTCGCCCCGGGGCTCATAGACGACCGACTCGATGATGCTCCGCGTGTTCGGATCGCGGCGCTGGTTCAGGACCTTGTCGTGAGACTCCTCGAACCGCTGCTGCGCCGCCACGCGGTGGGCCGCATCGAGCTTCGCGCCGATGTTGCGCTCTCCGAACTCCATCATCGAACTCAGTGCCGACGTCGCGCCCTGCCGGAGCGCGCTGACGTGCGGCTTGTTCTGCGCCCGCTGCTGCTCCCATCGGCTCCGATCCTCCGGTGTGACGTAGCCGAACATCCGCGCGAAGCGCGATCCGAACCTGATCTGCTGTCCCTCGTTCTGTTCCTGGTTCAAGCCCCCTCCTCCTGCTCCTCGTTCGTGTTCTCGGATCGCGCTCAGGTTCGCTGGAAGTCCTCGGAGTCGGCCTCGGCGTTCGGGCCGTCGTTCTGCGCGCCGGCCTCCCGCTCGGCCGACGGACCCGTAGGGCCCGACCGCGGCTTGAGCCGCTGCTCCTCGAAGAAGGCCCCGGGGTCGTCGACCGCCGTCTGCAGTGTTCGCTGCCAGTTCTCTCCGAGGCTCCGCTTCAGCTGCGCCTCGAGATCCGGGTACTTCTCGTGCACTGCCTCCATCGCGTCGACGTAGGCGTTGGAGTAGACCCGCTGCTGCTCCTCGGGAGGCAGACCGTCGATGTCCATGCTCGCGATCATCACCTCGGACTGGTCCAGGCGGTGCTGGAGCATGTCGGGCAGCCCGCTGGTGTCCAGACCCTGTTTCTGCGCCGCGAAGCCGACCAGGTAGCCGAGCATGTTGCCTCCGTAGGCCTCTTTGTCGCCGCGGCCCAGCGCGTTGAGAAGCGAGGTCTTCATCGTCTCGGCGAGCTGAACCTGGTGGGCGTCCGCGTCCATGGGTCGGCGGAGTGTGAACATCCCGTCCTCCGGCAGACGCCGGCCCAACTGGTCCTCGAACTCCCCGCTCCAAACGGTGCGGACCCGGTCGGAGCCCGCGATCCGCTCCTCGTGTGCGGGGGCCTTGACGATCCGTCCGTGGGCCACGCCGTTGAACATGGTGCGCAGCTCGGGCTCGTACTCCATCCGCTCGCCGATGATCTTTCGGGCGCGCTGGACGACCTCCCGGCGCTCCAGGCCGTCTTCGCTGATCTGCTCGTACAGGCGCTTGCGCAGCGCCCGGTGGCTCTCGCGGATCAGGCCGACGTCCGCGCCCGGCTCCCGCATCTTCCAGAAGGCGTTCTCCATGAGAGCGACCTCGGTCATGGCTGCCGAGTCCGCAGTGAACATCTCCCGGTGGCCGCGCTCACGATGCTGCATGGCGTCCAAGCGCGTGCGCCACTTCTTCGACAGGTGGTCACGCGGATCCGTGCTGCCGATCAGGCGCTCGCGCCGGGCCCCGCTCGGCAGGTCCTTGAAGATCCTCTGCCGGTGCGTGATGCCGCTCTCGGCAAAGGCCACCATGCCACGGGTCCGGGTGTCGATGCGCTCCTGGATCTTGTCCTTGAGGGGTTGGAGGTAGCTGTCCATCTCCTTCTTGAAATCCGGGGCGAGCATCCGCATCGTCATCACCATGCCGACCGCCTGGATGATCGAGTTGGCATTCACTCCGCGCGAGAGCGGCTTGAGACAGGACTGCATCATCATCTGCATGTAGACGTGGTGCATGACGCCGAGATCCTGCGTGCGCTCCTCGTCGGTGAAGCCGGGCACCAACAGCTTCGAGTCCCGCAGCGAGTCCATGTACTTCTCGCAGGCCAGCCGCGTCTCCGCCCTGAGTTTGAGCAGCTGCTCGCGCTGATCCAGGCCCTCGCTCTCGTCCTCGGCCCGGTCGACGTCGATCCCGTGCACGCGGTCACGGTCGGCCATCCGCTTACGGGTCTTCTCACCGAAGAATTCGCGGGCACGGTCCCGGAGCCGCTCACGCCAGGCGCGCACACCGTCCACGTCCTGCGGCCCCGGATCGTCGATCACCTCGGCGTCGATCGGCTCGTCCGAGCGCGAGGCCCAGTGGGCGTAGGTGTTGCCTCGCGGCTCACCGGTCCGAAGCCGATCGTCGCCAACCGGAAGCACCTTGGTCGCGCGCCGGCGCACCGTGGGTCCTGTTCCCAGTTCCTTGGGCTGTGCCATCTCAGTACCCCATCCCGTAGTCGTCGTCGACTTCGGGCTGATCGATCTCGATGCTCGGCGTGTAGACCGGGCGCCTCGCGCCCGCGGCCACGGCATGCGCGGAGCGGCGCTGCGAGCCTCGGGTGCGGGACGCCGCCGCGTCTTGAGAGATCACGTCGCGCTTGACCACCGAGTCATCGACGGCGATCACGGCGTGGTCCAGGCTGTGCCTTCCGGTGGAGCCCAGCTGATCCAGCTGCCACGACATCTGCACCCGAGCCTTCAGAGCCGCCGAGGACGCGAACTGCTCGTTCTTCTCGCCGTCGTAGACGCTCTCACGGTTCTTGGCCGCCTCGACCAGATCGGCGAACGCGCCGGCGTAGGCCATCCGGTCCATCAGGGTACCCCGCAGCGACACGTCTTCTTCCAAGTTGCGGATGAGCCCGGTCGCCGGGTCCTCCAGCGCACTGGCCACGCGGGCCACGTACTCCGGGTTGACCCTGACCCCGAAGCCGTCCTTCGATTCGTAGAACTCGATGAACTGCTTTTCCCACTCCTCGGCCGCAGCCTGGACGGGCTCACCGTCCAGGAATGCCGTGCGCCACTGGCCCGGGCCGACACGTTCGATGCTGCGGCCCCTCCAGAGATCACGGCCGGGGCCCTGGAGCATCGCGTATTTGTGCCGGGCCTCGGCAGCGTCGTGCTTCGCCTGCAGGATCGACTGGGTCACCGGGTAGGTGACCTCCAGGACGGCCTTGAGATCCTCGCCGCGCAGCGCGCGCACGGCGCGCTGGCTGAACGCGCCACCCAAGCCGGTGCCGTGGGACTTGATCGCCGTGGCGAACATCGAGGCTTCCTGGTCGGATTGGGTGATGCCGGGCGTGCCCTGTGCATCGCCCAGGTTCCGGGCGTAGTCCTCGAGCTTCCTCTCGCTCCCCTTCGCGCCGGTCCTGACACAGACCTCGCGCACGCTCTGCAGGTGTGCCTCGCGATCCGCGAACGTCAGAGCCGCACCGAACTCACCACGCTGCGCCCGGCGGTACAGCCCGCTCAGCTCTTCCGTCACGAACTGCTGGGCGAGCCTGACGTCCTCCGGCGAATCCGAACCCGTGAGGGCCCGCAGCCGGAGCCGGTTGGCCTCGCTCCGCGAACTCTCCAACTCATGGGCCATTCTGGCGTTCTTGGAGAGCGCGACCTGGGTGTCCAGCGACACCTGCATGGCCAGCGGGTGTGAACCATCGCCCCTGACCACTCCGGTGTCCAACAGGTTGGCCGGCACCGAGAGCTTTGCCAGGGCCTCGGCCTTGGCTGCCTCGCTGTGCAGCTTCACCACGGCGACGGCATCACCGTCGAAATCGCCGTCGAAGCAGGCGTCCATGACCGGGTTGATCGCCGCGCCGGTGAGCCGGTCGTCGATCGCCACCCGCATGTAGCGCACACCGGCGTCACGGAGCACCGGGTCACGCCACACCAGCGCGTGGTCGCCCTCGGCGAGCCCCAACTTCGCAGCCTTGACCGAGCTGAGGGCGACTTGGTCGACGTCCAGCCGTGGGTCTGCGGTCCACACCATCGTCGCCGAGTCGGTGAGCCGTGAGGACATCAGCCCGGTCTTGAAGATGTTGCTCGTGCCCGTCAGCACTCGGTTCTGGACGTCGGTCGTGATTGCTTCGAAGGCGCGCTGAGCGCGCGAGACCGATTCGCTCATGCCGCGACGCACCTCGGCGCGCTTCTCGGCAGGCAGACCCTGGCTGTCCAGCTGCTCGGCCATGTAGCGGTAGCGGCAGGCCTCCACGAAGACGTCCTGGTAGCTGCGGGTGTAGTCGTGCGTGACGGAGGACCCGTCCTCGAACTCCTGACCACTACGCAGATGCGAGGACATCACCGGCAGCTTCCACGAGCTCGCGCTCACCGTCTCGGTCTGCTCACCGGTCGGATACGTGAGCGGAAACGGGATCTCCATGTCGCCACCGCGGTCGCCGATGAGGTCGCCGAAGGACTCGCGCATCGCCATGATGTTCAGTCCCGGGAGCTGGCCCGCCCTGCGCGGCTGCGTGCGCAGCAAGTCGGGCATCGGGATGAACCGGCGCTCGGTACGCTCGTCGAGGCCCTCGGCCTGGCCGATCACGCGCAGCGTGCCGTCAGCGTCCATGTCCATGCCGGATACCAGCAGGTACTCACGCAGGCTCGACTCGGCCCCGCTGTTGTGGCCGTAGAACTCGCGCATGATCGCCGGACAGTCCTGAGACTGCAGCGCCCAGGCCAGTTGAGCGGAGGCCTTACGGCCCTTGCCGGCACGCACCTGCTCGTCGTCGTAGATCTTCGTCTTCTCGTCGACGGCCATATGGGTGACCACGAAGCGCATCTCGCCCAGGGCACTCGGCCGCAGTTCTCCGTTGGGCGAGCGCAGATCGGAGACGTTCCCGCTCATCAGCTCGCGCGCCGAGCCCGCGTTGCGCCGGGAGATGAGGCTGAACGGACTCATCACCACGTCCAGACCCGGGTTGGCGCGGAACCAGTTCACCTCTTCGACAACGGCCTGCCGCTGCGCGTCGTGCAGAGGCATGTCCCGGTCGACGATCAGCGAGATCACGCCCTTGTTGCCGTGCAGATCCGAGATCTTGTCGCCCACGACGAGATCGCGCTCCCGACCGCCGGTCCCGCGGATGCGGTGGCGCCCGGCGAATTCCTTCGACACGACGATCGGGTCATCAGCCGTCCAGCCGCCGAAGGTCATCAGCGCCGTCTTCGCCGGTGCGGTGACCTCGGAGGACTGCATGATCGTCGAGGCCGTCATCTGCTGACGGTCGAACGGGTCGTACCGCAGCGTCTCGAGCTCGGGGAGAGCCATGAGCGGCGCACGCTGTCCGGCCACGCTCTCGTCGCCCGGCACGATCCGACCATCGCTGCCGACCTGGGCCTGAGTGGTCAGGTACCGCACGATGCCCTGGTTGGTCGCGCCCCCGGTCATCACCGGGTCGAAGTAGCCGCCGGGCGCTGCCACGTTGTTCCGGTCCTTGCCGGTGAGCACCGCCATGTTCCGCCCGCCGGTGAGCCGCCAGGCGTCGAAGTGGTTGTCATCAGCCGGGTCGGTTCGGTCGCGCTGGGCCCTGTACTCGGCGTAGACGGTTGAGCCGGCCTTGATCTCGTTGGAGTAGCGCACACGGCGCGCCTCGGTCTGCAGGATCGCTGCCGTCCACTCGTCCAGGTGTGCCTTGAACTCGCCGGTGGACTCGTCCCGCCGGTACGTGGTGGCGCGCTCGATGTAGTCGACGGGGTGCCTGGTGCCGTAAAGCTGTGAGTAGACCGTGTTGAGTGAGGAGGGCTCGCCGGTCTCGCTCCGCCCGGTGATGACGTCACCGGCGATCTGGTACTGGATGCGCTCGTGCATGAGCTGCTCGTAGCCGCGCAGGCGCGTGCGCTCCTCGACCGAGGTCGGAGCCTCGCCTGGGGTCTGGGCCGTGATCGTGGCCTGGTAGCCGGGCACGATCAGGGCGTTCTGCCCGCCGGCGAAGGCGGTGGTGATCTCGCCGTACTCGCCGACATCGAACACCTGGCCGATCTCGCCCGAGATCGGAGTTCCCTTGCCGTCACGGCGAAGCTTCTCGCCACTCCAGCGAATGACGCCGTGATCGTCGACCAGGATCTCGGCGACCGTCGCCGCGTTGCGCTCGATGCTCTCGCGCACGGTGACCCCGATACGCCGCATGAACGCGGATTCGTGATCGGCGATCGGCACGGAACGCTCGGCGTTGAAGCGGACGAGCCGGTCCTTGAACCGGGTCGTCTGGAAGGTCGAGCCCATGATCTCGTCAGGGGAGATCTCGCAACGACGAAGCGCTGAGGCGAGGTTGTCGAGGTTCGACCACTGCCCGGTGGGGCTGGTCATGTATCGCGCCACCCGCTCCGGGTTGAAGCGCTGATCGACCCACTCGCCGTCGACGTCGTGGGGCTCCGCCTCCCAGGTCCCGATGAGTTCGAAGGGAACGTCCTCAGCGTGCTGTCGGACCTTCTCGACGGCGGTGCCGCCGTAGACGAGGTTGCCCATCTCGGGCGTCTCCTCGGCCTGCAGCTCGCCGATCTCCTCCAGCCGTTGCCGGTACAACTCTTCGGTCGCACCCGGGCGCAGCAGTTCGCTGTGGGCGCCTGTGAGCACGTCCCAGTACGAGCGCTGGATCGCAGCGACCTCGGAGTCAGCCGAGTACTCCGGCGGTTCGATCGCATCCAGCTGTCCGCCGGTTCGCTCCAGCTCCGTCTCGGCACGGGCAATGAGGTCCTCGACGCCGAGGGCTGCCCGCAGGTTCTCCCGAGCGCTCTCGACGGCGGTCTTCGCATAGGCCGCGGCCGACTC
Coding sequences within:
- a CDS encoding HAD-IA family hydrolase, whose product is MSQHTGLVLDFGGVLTTPLLPVVLAFEQREGLPQGACISALYQDEEGVRITSDLERGAVSQTEWNEFAGKKLGVSPDNLMGRIFGGLRPEPLLINAAAAARRAGIKVGILSNSVGLAPWDLYDGYDLEKLYDVVVISEHHQLRKPDPELFEITLKLMEMPAEQCVFVDDTEAYVQAAEQLGFAGVHNKDPRQTVVDLSNLLGVDLTAVP
- a CDS encoding helix-turn-helix transcriptional regulator produces the protein MPRQFDGSRVRAVRRGRELSQKELGARVGVSGPTVARWESGEEFPKGEKLPGIASALGQDLDALFPYDGAVDLQLLRCDAGLSVAQASEAINASRVPLSNAESGRRRLQDAYVGPLSHAYGVTTEELLAAQDVSFGLRRARPPREARPSAPRTVGEKINYLLEHGYAGRTPPSNEQIAQAVNEHSGTTHMTADDIATLRSGAPTTVSGAVRAGLAHALQVDTALFQDDAELSPAAGEFLEAIRFLGSIRQGQILGLAARGNQAGLSAEMMAKINEVVGELKNKLPGEQSEQ
- a CDS encoding LysM peptidoglycan-binding domain-containing protein — translated: MGFGNGPLIAAGVMAGGAALFVGWGLTQLATSDGGFTRALPGNHAPAEAPGNPDEKHAGGSSAQQPSEGAAGKQDESGSSPTPGPGRGGEDEPNGSDARTQPAPKAKPPTVTPSDTLAAISGATGVPIDILIEAKKILNPDFIHAWASRLLPPA
- a CDS encoding HU family DNA-binding protein; protein product: METTKTPRVNKREFISRVATRSKLPIRVVNKVYESLVGELTGAVSGGEAVVLTSFGRFYRQDHKGHKVRFGKSNVDDYVVLKFSASSSFNRRLGGHEDDASPRT